The genomic DNA CAGGAACAGGTTCGGGTACTTCTCCCCGGGGAAGCTGGGGAACGACTGGGCCGTCGCGGCGATCTGCTTGTCGCGGACCAGGCTGCGGTAGAGGCGCGAGGTCCGCCCGTTCGAGAGGACGTCCACCAGCGCCTGGTAGACCGCCCCGTCCGGATCGGTGGAGGCGGGCTTGTGATACCCCTCGAGGTAGAAGGGCTGGGCCGGATCGGGGATCCGGATCGTCTTCTCGGCGATCTGCTTCGGCTCGACCGTCCGGATCGGCGGGGGAGGATCGCCCTTCGGGATCCGCCCGAAGTACTTCTCCAGGATCGGTGTCGTCTCCGAAGCCTTCACGTCCCCGACGAGGGTCGTGACGAGGTTGGACGGGACGTAATAGGTTCGGTAGAACTTCTCGGCGTCGCCGCGGCTGAACGAATCGAGATCGCTCATGTATCCCACCACCGGATGCTGGTAGGGATGCGCCGAGAAGGCGACCATCACGAACTGTTCGACGAGCCGGCCGATCGGATTGCTCTCGGTCCTGAGCCGCCGCTCTTCCTTCACGACGTCGCGCTCCTTGTAGAACTCCCGGAACACCGGATGGAGGAAGCGCTCCGATTCGAGGTAGGCCCAGAGCTCCATCTTGTTGGAGGGAAGCGAGTAGAAGTAGACGGTCGAGTCGGCCCCGGTGCCGGCGTTGAGGCCCACCCCGCCCTCGCGCTCGATGATCTCGCCGAATTCGTTCTTCTTGACGAACTTTCCCGCTTCCTCCTGCGCCTCCTTCCAGGCCTGCTGGAGCGTCTTGACCCTCTCCGGATCGGGGCGCAGCTTGCGTCGCTCGCTGTCGAAGGCGGCGTACGCCTGGTCCACCTTGTCGAGCGCCTTCTTCTCGGCCGCGTAGTCGGTGGTGCCGATATGATCGGTGCCCTTGAAGGCCATGTGCTCGAACATGTGGGCGATGCCGGTGATGCCCGGGACTTCCTGGGCCGATCCCACGTTGACGTGCGTGGAGAACGAGAACACCGGCGCCTCGGGCCGCTCGTAGATGATGAAAGTCCAGCCGTTCGGCAGCGTCTTGACCGTCACCTTCTTCTCGAAGTCGGCCAGACTCTGGGCGGCGGCCGGCAGGGCCGCGAATCCCGCCAGGGCGGCGGCGATCAGCAGCGCGCCGAGGCGGCGATGGAAAGGCCTTGATTTGCGCATGCTCTCCTCGATGAAATGGTTCGGGGTTCCCGATTATACCGGAAGGCGGGCCGTCAGGGGCCGTACCGCGCCTGGGCCAGATTCACGATCTCTTCGATGAGGGCCGGATAGGTCCGTCCCGACTCCTTCGCGGCCAGGGCGACCTCTGCCTTGGACTGCAGCCAAGGATTGGGATTCACCTCCAGCACGTAGATCTTGCCGTCCGCGGCCAGGCGCATGTCGATGCGCCCGTAGTCCCTGAGCTCGACCGCCTGGTAGGCCGCGAGGGCGACCTCCTGGAGCTTCCGGCCGACCTTTTCGTCGAGGTCGGTCGGGATCACGCTCTTCGTCTTCTTGTAGGCTTCGGATCCCGTCCGCCACTTGACCTCGGTCCCGGCGATCCGCGGCGTCCCCTCCGGGAGCTTCGACATGTCCAGTTCTACGACGGGCAGGGCGATCGGGTTCTCGTTTCCCAGGACGGTCACGTAGATCTCGCGCCCTTCGATGTACTCCTCGATCAGGGCGGGGGAGTCGAACTTCTCGTGGATGTCGTGGATCCGCTCCATCAGCTCTTTGATCGACTCGCAGACGGCGTTGAATTCGATGCCAATCGACCCGTCCTCGCGCGCCGGTTTCACGATGACCGGAAAGGAAAGGTCGTCGTGCGCCCAGTCGAGCCTCCCGCGGTAGACGGCGGCGAAGAAGGGGGTGCGAATCCCGTGAAAAGCGAAGATCTTCTTGGCGAGGGACTTGTTCTGCGACAGATGCAGGCCGAACGGCCCCGCGCCCGTGTACTTGAATCCGCAGAGGTCGAGGTAGGCGGCGAGATGAATGTCCTTGGTGTCGTCCCCCGCCCACGAGGCGGTCAGGTTGAAGATCAGGTCGCATTCGGTCTTGGCCAGCTCGGCCAGGGACTCCCGGGTGCCGTCGATGCTGACATAAAAAGGGGAGTGGCCCGCCTCCCGGAGGGCCTCATGGATCTCCTGCCGGTCTTCCTTGTCCGGTTTCTTCTTCCGGCGGGAAGGCTTGCCCTCCGGAGGTTCCTCCTGGGAGTCGTCGTACCAGATGTCGTAGAGCACGGCGATTCGCAGTTTCGCCATCGATGCCGCCTTCCGGAACCTCGGTTCCCGTTACTTTAGTACGAAACGGCCGCGCGTGAGATAGTTCATGGCCAGGGTGGTGCCGTACGCGGTAAGCTCCACGAGGTACGCGGCCTCCTTCGCCGGATCTCCCAGGAGCTTCTGCTCGCCGCAATGCCGGATGACGGACTCGACCAGGGCGCGGACGACGGGACGCCGCACGCCGGTCCAGTAAGCGATCTTGTCGGTCAGATCCTCGCGGTGTTCCTGGACGATCTCGGCGGCCGGCCGCAGGCCGTTCTTGCGCCGAACCGGCTTCCCGAAGATGTCGAGCAGGTCCCCTTCCATCGCGACGTCCACGGCCGCGCGATTCCGGCGGGCCGCCTTCTGGTAGAACTCCTCGACCGTGACCTTCATCTCCGCCACGGTAAGGTCGGTCTTGCCGTGCCCCACCGTCGGCTCCCGATCGGCGATCTCGCGCGCGATCCGGTGGACGTAGCGCAGCTTCGCGAGGGCCGGCCATCCCCGGTACCGCTTGCGCCACCCCGATCCCGGCGTCAGCCAGACGGCGAAGGTCTCCGCGAAGTCCTCGTCGGGGTGCTTCTGCGCGTACCAACCTTCGATGTGCCGGACGAAGCGGCGCGAGAAGGGAACGGGCCGGTAGTGCTCGCGGTAGCGGCGGTTGAAAGGGCCGAACAGCTTTCTCCACTCGGGCGTGGCGTAGAGGCGGTAGGCGTAATTCAGGGCGTGCCCCGCCTCGTGCCGCAGGTACATCATGATCTCGCGGGCGTCCTCGAGATCGTTCATCTCCTTCTCGAGCGTGGCGAGCTTGGGGTCGGCCAGGTAGAAGGGGATTCCGATGATCGGCTCCTGGTCGGGGCAGCCCCACTCGTCGGTGAGATAGCAGACCGCCTGGAACTTTTTGAGCCCCTTGCGGCGGATCTCGTCCTGAAGCTGGAGGACGAAGCGCTCCACCGGGGATCCTTCGAGCTTCAGCCCGAGCTGGTCGATCCGCCGGCCCAGGATCTCCCGGACTTCGGGGGTGGCGCTCTCAAATCCGCGCACCAGGGCTCCGCGATACTAGTGCCGCGTCTCCGAAATCCCGTTACATTCGGCTGCCGATGCATCCCCGCTCGCCGCGTTGCGCCTCGCTGGCGTACCGCTTGGGTACGCGGCACTTCGGCGCGCCTTGCGATCCGGTCGCCTCGACAGCCTCGATGTTAACGCCATTTCCGAGACGCGACACTTAATGAATGGAGACGGTGGGATCCAGGATCAGGGTCAGATCGCAATCCGAGACGACCGTCACCGGATCGGTCAGCGGCTCGTCGAGCACCGTCGCCGAGTCGCACTCGGCGCGGACGATCCCGCTCTGGCGGTTCAGCGTGCCGATGCACTGGAGGTAGAGCGGGGTGGAGTCGGTGGTCGACGCCGCCGTCAGGAACGAGAAGAGCATGGAGCACGAATCGGTCTCGACGTTGCCGAAGATGTCCTCGGGGCTTCCGCCGTTGTGGAAGAAGAAGCCGACGTTGCTGCGGGAAGCGGAGACTTCCACGTCGTTGAACGAGGTCGTTCCCGAAGGGATGACGACGCTCTTGTTGTTGAACGAGGTGTTGGAGCAGGCGAAGAGCTGCGTGCTCTGCGACGGGAAGGTGACGTCCCACGCGCCCAGGAGATCGCTGCGGATGAGGCCGCAGTCGGAGGTCGAAACGATGGTGTCTCCGTTGTCGCAGGAAGCGGTGAACGCGAGCAGCGGGACGAAAGCCGCGAGCAGAGCGGTGCGCATGAATCTCCTCCTTCTCGGGCCCGGCAGTCCGGGAGCCGGTCCCGATGGCCTTCTAGTGTACCCGATCCGGCCGCCCTGGTGCCTTCGGGCGGGGATGCGCTATCCTTCCCGCCGGTGCGAGGGATCCGAAACGCCCGGAAGCGGCGCCGCGGGCGACGCGGGAGGACGGGATGGCGGCGGTCAATCTCAAGCGGATCGTGGTGGGCGGCCTCCTGGGAGGCCTGGCGTGGAACGTCTGGAGCATCCTGGTCAATGCCGGCCTCCTGGCGAAGCTCTATCAGGAGGAAGAGGCGGCGGGACACCTGCTCCCGCAGGCGCGCTACGGCTTCTTCATGGGCTTCTGGATCGTGTCCTTGCTCCTCCTGGCGATCGGCCTGGCGTGGCTCTACGCCGCCAGCCGCGGGACGCTGGGTCCCGGGCCGCTCTCGGCGCTGAAAGTCGGCTTGGTCGCCGGCCTGATCGCGGGGTGGCCGGGGAATCTGGCCCAGGCTTCCTGGAGCCCGGTTTCCCGCTGGCTGCCGCTGGGCTGGATGGTGGACCTCGTCGTCGGCTGCGTCCTGGCCACCGTGGTCGCCGCCTGGTACTACCGGGACTGAGGCCGTGCCGGCCCTGAGACCCTGGCGGCTCGCCGAGTCCGCCCCAGACCGGGCCGCTGGAACTCGACGACTGCTCTTGCGTATGATCCATCGGGGATGAGGTCGGGCCGCGGGAAGGCAGGGCGCAACGCCGCGCCCTTTCGCGCCCGGTGAGACAGGGGGGAAGTCTGCCATGAAAGTATTCGTTCGGATTTTGGCGGTGATCGGGGGGTTGCTGATCATCGGCCTGGTCGTGGGAGTGGGGATCTGGTCGATCCTCCGCCTGGGCAAGGGGATCGTGCCGGGGAAGACGATCCTGGAAGTGGATCTCGAGACGGGGATGATCGAGGACATTCCCGACGACCCGATCGCCGCCCTGACGCTCCGCGAAGCGCCGGTCGTGAGGGACATGGTCGAGGCGCTGGAGAAAGGAGCGAATGACAGCCGCGTGGTGGGTCTCGTCGCGAAGGTGGGGGCCGCCCCCGTCGGCATGGCTCAAATCCAGGAGCTCCGGGACGCCGTCATCGCGTTTCGCGCGAAGAAGAAGCCGGCGATCGCCTACTCCGAGACGTTCGGAGAGGTGGGGACCGGCACCGGGGCCTACTACCTGGCCACCGCCTTCGACGAGATCTGGCTGCAGCCTTCCGGCGACATCGGGCTCACGGGGATCATCCTGGAGAGCCCGTTCGTGCGCGGCACGCTCGACAAGATCGGCGTGAAGCCCCGGATGGATCACCGCTACGAATACAAGAACGCCATGAATTTCTTCACCGACAAGAAGTACGACCCGCACTATAGGGAGGCGATGGAGCGTCTCATGAACTCCTGGTTCTCCCAGATCGTCGCCGGGATAGCCAAGTCCCGGCACCTGACCGAGGGCCAAGTCCGCGCCCTCGCGGATCGCGGGCCGTTCCTGGGCAAGGAGGCGGTGGACGCGGGGCTCGTGGACGGTCTCGCCTATCGGGACGAGGTCTACTCCAAGGTGAAGAAGAAGGCGGGAGAGGGGGCGAAGCTCCTCTACCTGCGGCAATACCTCAAGCGCGCCGGACGCCCCCACCAGCAGGGAAAGACGATCGCGCTCGTGTACGGAGTCGGGTCGGTCACCCGCGGCGAGAACGGCTACAGGCCGATGAGCGGCGAGACGAGCATGGGATCCGACTCGATCACCCAGGCGTTCCGCACGGCGGTCGCCGATCGCAGCGTCAAGGCGATCATCTTCCGCGTCGACTCGCCCGGGGGATCGTACGTCGCCTCGGACACGATCTGGCGCGAGACGCTCAAGGCGAAGCAGGCGGGGAAGCCGGTCATCGTGACGATGGGGAACCTGGCGGGCTCCGGAGGCTATTTCGTGGCGATGGCGGCCGACAAGATCGTGGCGCAGCCCGGAACGATCACCGCCTCGATCGGAGTCCTCGGCGGCAAGATGCTCACCTCGGGGCTCTGGGACAAGCTCGGGCTCTCGTGGGACGAGGTCCACACCAGCGCCAATGCGACGATGTGGACCGGGACGCACGACTACTCCGAGCCCGAATGGCGGCGCTTCCAGGCTTGGCTCGATCGGGTCTATATCGACTTCACCGGCAAGGTGGCCGAGGGAAGGAAGCTCCCCAAGGAGAAAGTCCTGCAGATCGCCAAAGGGCGGATCTGGACCGGAGAGGACGCCAAGGGTCTGGGACTGGTGGACGAGCTGGGCGGATTCCCCGCGGCCCTGCGGCTCGCGAAGAAGGCGGCGGGCATCCCGGAGGGCGACGACGTGAATCTGAAGGTCTACCCGCCGAAGAAGGGGCCGCTGGAGATGATTCTGGAGGAGCCGCCCGAGAACAGCGACCCGCAGGCGGCGGTGGCGGCGCTGGCCGCCGGGATGCGAGAGCTCCAACCGGCGGTTCGGCAGCTGCGAAGCCTCGGGATCCTGGGCGCCGAGCGGGGAGTCCTGTCGATGCCGGAGATCTCCCCCACGCCCTGAGAGGATGCGAGCGCCGCTCGGCACGTCGAGCGGAAGAATCCCAACCCCCTCGCGAGGTTGCACCCAGGCGCGCAACCCCTGGCTCGCCTGGGGATTCAGGCGACCGCGGCGCCCGGGAGCCGAGGCAATCGCGGAGACGCTGACCGCTCTTTCCCTTGCCGGTTGAATTTCGGGAGCCGACTGGACCAGAATGTCGCCGGCGCGACCGACCGGCGCCCAGAGGTCCGTCCAGCTTCCGATGAACATCCTGCTGCTTCGACCGGTCCCGTCGAACGAGCGCTTCGGACTCGGGCCCTTCTTCCGGATCGAGCCGCTCGGCATGGAGTACATCGCCGCCGCGCTCGCGGCCCGGGGCCACCGGGTCACGCTCGTCGATCTGCGCTTCGGCCGCTCGCTCGCCTCCACGATGCGCCGGTCGCGTCCGGGCCTCGTGGGAATCGCCGCGATGCACGCCCTCGAGACCGACGACGTGCTGGCGCTCGTCCGGCGCGTGCGCCGGCTGTCCCCCCAGGTTCCAATCGTCGTCGGCGGTCACACGGCGGCCGCCTGCCCCGGTCCCTTTCTCGTGCCGGAAGTGGCGGCGGTCGTCCTGGACGACGGCGAGCGGACTCTGCCGGAGGCGTGCGATACGCTCGAGCGCGGCGGATCGCTTGCGGGCGTGCCCGGACTGGCGCTGCCCGACGGGGCCGGAGGG from Candidatus Polarisedimenticolia bacterium includes the following:
- a CDS encoding pitrilysin family protein, whose translation is MRKSRPFHRRLGALLIAAALAGFAALPAAAQSLADFEKKVTVKTLPNGWTFIIYERPEAPVFSFSTHVNVGSAQEVPGITGIAHMFEHMAFKGTDHIGTTDYAAEKKALDKVDQAYAAFDSERRKLRPDPERVKTLQQAWKEAQEEAGKFVKKNEFGEIIEREGGVGLNAGTGADSTVYFYSLPSNKMELWAYLESERFLHPVFREFYKERDVVKEERRLRTESNPIGRLVEQFVMVAFSAHPYQHPVVGYMSDLDSFSRGDAEKFYRTYYVPSNLVTTLVGDVKASETTPILEKYFGRIPKGDPPPPIRTVEPKQIAEKTIRIPDPAQPFYLEGYHKPASTDPDGAVYQALVDVLSNGRTSRLYRSLVRDKQIAATAQSFPSFPGEKYPNLFLVFAVPAPGHTNDEVRGAIRAELDRLKKEDVTAEELAMVKTRARAALIEGLNSNQGLANSMAEYQTTFGDWRELFRSVDKIDKVTAADVRRVANAMFVDTNRTVAMVDTTGSQPRAGGDAGR
- a CDS encoding ATP-grasp domain-containing protein translates to MAKLRIAVLYDIWYDDSQEEPPEGKPSRRKKKPDKEDRQEIHEALREAGHSPFYVSIDGTRESLAELAKTECDLIFNLTASWAGDDTKDIHLAAYLDLCGFKYTGAGPFGLHLSQNKSLAKKIFAFHGIRTPFFAAVYRGRLDWAHDDLSFPVIVKPAREDGSIGIEFNAVCESIKELMERIHDIHEKFDSPALIEEYIEGREIYVTVLGNENPIALPVVELDMSKLPEGTPRIAGTEVKWRTGSEAYKKTKSVIPTDLDEKVGRKLQEVALAAYQAVELRDYGRIDMRLAADGKIYVLEVNPNPWLQSKAEVALAAKESGRTYPALIEEIVNLAQARYGP
- a CDS encoding putative zinc-binding metallopeptidase, yielding MRGFESATPEVREILGRRIDQLGLKLEGSPVERFVLQLQDEIRRKGLKKFQAVCYLTDEWGCPDQEPIIGIPFYLADPKLATLEKEMNDLEDAREIMMYLRHEAGHALNYAYRLYATPEWRKLFGPFNRRYREHYRPVPFSRRFVRHIEGWYAQKHPDEDFAETFAVWLTPGSGWRKRYRGWPALAKLRYVHRIAREIADREPTVGHGKTDLTVAEMKVTVEEFYQKAARRNRAAVDVAMEGDLLDIFGKPVRRKNGLRPAAEIVQEHREDLTDKIAYWTGVRRPVVRALVESVIRHCGEQKLLGDPAKEAAYLVELTAYGTTLAMNYLTRGRFVLK
- the sppA gene encoding signal peptide peptidase SppA, which codes for MKVFVRILAVIGGLLIIGLVVGVGIWSILRLGKGIVPGKTILEVDLETGMIEDIPDDPIAALTLREAPVVRDMVEALEKGANDSRVVGLVAKVGAAPVGMAQIQELRDAVIAFRAKKKPAIAYSETFGEVGTGTGAYYLATAFDEIWLQPSGDIGLTGIILESPFVRGTLDKIGVKPRMDHRYEYKNAMNFFTDKKYDPHYREAMERLMNSWFSQIVAGIAKSRHLTEGQVRALADRGPFLGKEAVDAGLVDGLAYRDEVYSKVKKKAGEGAKLLYLRQYLKRAGRPHQQGKTIALVYGVGSVTRGENGYRPMSGETSMGSDSITQAFRTAVADRSVKAIIFRVDSPGGSYVASDTIWRETLKAKQAGKPVIVTMGNLAGSGGYFVAMAADKIVAQPGTITASIGVLGGKMLTSGLWDKLGLSWDEVHTSANATMWTGTHDYSEPEWRRFQAWLDRVYIDFTGKVAEGRKLPKEKVLQIAKGRIWTGEDAKGLGLVDELGGFPAALRLAKKAAGIPEGDDVNLKVYPPKKGPLEMILEEPPENSDPQAAVAALAAGMRELQPAVRQLRSLGILGAERGVLSMPEISPTP